A genome region from Oryzias latipes chromosome 2, ASM223467v1 includes the following:
- the ndfip2 gene encoding NEDD4 family-interacting protein 2, producing the protein MDPASRYQVLHNEDDGCEASTSEEQPSTSAAAQASSTPVQDQNQAQSPALAAGAAAASSVGEAEMPPPPYASIDLGAAAAAPESCFQGDFPVPPPYSVATSLPTYDEAEKAKAAAMAASAVEVMPRDDDFPPRDDFSDADQLRVGNDGIFMLAFFMAFLFNWIGFCLSFCLTNTIAGRYGAICGFGLSLIKWILIVRFSDYFTGYFNGQYWLWWIFLLLGLLLFFRGFVNYLKVRNMTENMATSHRTRLFFLY; encoded by the exons ATGGACCCTGCGAGTCGGTACCAAGTG TTGCACAATGAGGACGATGGGTGTGAGGCCTCCACCAGTGAGGAGCAGCCATCCACATCCGCAGCCGCCCAGGCCTCCAGCACACCCGTGCAGGACCAGAACCAGGCTCAGTCCCCGGCTttagcagcaggagcagcagcagccagttCTGTGGGGGAGGCAGAGATGCCACCCCCGCCTTATGCCTCCATCGACCTGGGAGCAGCTGCCGCAGCACCTG AATCGTGTTTTCAAGGCGACTTTCCGGTGCCTCCACCCTACAGCGTTGCTACTTCCCTCCCCACGTATGATGAGGCAGAAAAGGCCAAAGCAGCAGCCATGGCTGCTTCTGCAGTGGAAGTGATGCCCAGG GACGACGACTTTCCTCCCAGGGACGATTTCAGTGATGCGGATCAGCTCCGAGTCGGGAATGATGGGATTTTCATGCTAGCTTTTTTTA TGGCCTTCCTCTTCAACTGGATTGGCTTCTGTCTGTCCTTCTGTCTGACCAACACCATCGCAGGACGCTACGGTGCCATCTGCGGCTTTGGCCTCTCCCTCATCAAGTGGATTCTCATTGTTCGG TTTTCCGATTACTTCACTGGCTACTTCAACGGTCAGTACTGGCTCTGGTGGATCTTCCTGCTTCTCG GACTGTTGCTCTTCTTCAGAGGCTTTGTGAACTACTTAAAGGTTCGCAACATGACAGAGAACATGGCCACCTCTCACAGAACGCGCCTGTTCTTTCTTTACTGA